The genomic interval AATGGAACAGCTTGGAATAGAATTACAGGATCTGACCAATCAGCAAAAAAAGGAAACCGGTGTTGAAAGTGGCGTTGTGGTAAGTCAGGTAAATGCTGGTAAGATTCGTCAGAACACCGATATGGAAGCAGGTTTTGTGATTACCAAAATTGACAAAACACCAGTTGCGAGCGTCAAGGAAGCACAAAAATTATTACAAAGCAAAAAAGGCGGTGTGATGATTGAAGGCGTTTATCCAGGCAGTGAAGAAACGCAGTATTACGCAATAGGCTTGTAGGGTGCGGGCCTGGTGCCCGCCCAAAAATCGAATAAAAATATTAGATATCAGGGCGGGTTCAAGACCCGCCCCAACGACGTTTAATCATTAATTTAAATTTCAAAAAAATGAAAAAGAACCTGATTTTGCTGGGAATGCTGACTGTTCTCAGTGGTGTAGCGTTTGCTCAAAATCCACAGCAGTCAGAAGTGAATATGAAGCATGGACTAACCTACAACTGGATTGTTCCTGATATGAAGGCAAATCAAAACCCGATGTACAACAGCTCATTTTCGCGTCAGCGTATACAGCAGGCGTTTGACATCGCATTGGCTGATAAAGGTTTAAGCCGGAATACCCGGCATCCTGATTATTTGTTACAATTTCATACATACACCCAGCGTATCCAAAGAAATTATAACGGAGGTGGCGGTTATCCTATGATGGGCTGGGGACGGTTTGGCTGGGGTATGCCCTATTATGGAGGATTTGGTTATGGAGGTTATGGATACGGAGGTTATCCTTCTACAAGTATTAATACAGACGGCACGCTGATCCTTGATCTGGTGGATACAAAGACCGGAAATATTATCTGGCAAAAGGCCATTACGGGTAATGTTAGTAATCCAAACCGCCTTGATAAACAGATCAATAAGGGTGTTAAAAAGTTAATGAAAGACTTCCCGATTCAGCGTGGATAGAGGGGAATCAGGAATTAAAGTTTAGAGTAAATTGTCCTCAATTAAGCATTAAATTATTCTTCGCCGGGCAATGTGTCATACAGATTTTGAAAGGGTTTTTGGTCTGTACAATTCACAAAGCAAGCGGGGAATATTTTTTTTTGTTACATTGTTCTAACTATAGTATTTCAACAGATTCAAGCAATAATTTAGTACCGTTAAAGACAAAAAGTCATCAATAGTCTAATATAAAAGCACATGAAATCGCTTGAAAAAGGAATTCCCGAAGCAGCAACAAACCGGAATAAAACCTTAAAAACCAGTTCATTAAAAACCCTAGTTGCCGCTGTTATACTGAGTGCAGGCGCCCTTACTGGATATGCTCAGAGTTATCAGAACGGATACGAAAATCAGCAGAATAACAATCAGAATAATGTTACGCAACAAAGTCTGATACAGGCAATTGCTCCTTACAATGAAGATGTGCGCAATGATATTCTGATCGCAACCAAGTATCCTGACGTTCTGCAAAAACTATGACAGATACGTGAAAATACGACCAGTGCATTTCAGGCAACCATCCAGAATTATCCGCAAAATAAACAGAACTGGTTTTACGAGATTTCCCGTTATCCTGATCTGATGGATAAACTGGCAACGATGCCACGCAAACAGTCAAAAAATAATATAGAAGCATTGCTGAACAATCCTTCACCAGAATTGAAAGAAGCCGCGTGGAAATTGTATGATAAACATCACAACGACCTGGTTACCGTAAACAACCTGAACCAGCAGGCAGTGGGTTCTTTTCAAAATCTGATACAACTGTTAAACCCCGATGCAAAACAGGCGTTTAAAACTTTGCAGGAAATGCCAGATGTACTTTCACTTTTGAATGATCATATTGACATTACAACAGAATTAGGTCAGAATTTTAAAAACGATCCCTCCGGTGTTAGTCAGCAAATTGCAGAAGTGCACGATCAGCAGGAAAATCAAAATAAACAGGATCTTGCCAACTATCGTGATGAGTTATCACAAGATCCGCAAGCATTACAAGAATTGGCGCAGGCGTCACAACAATATGCAAATACCGGCGGATATAGCTATCCGGCTCCTGCCCAAACTCAGGTAATTAATTACGGAAGCCCGTATTCCTACTGGTTTGGTTATCCTTCCTGGTACAATTCACCTATGTGGTATCCAGGTGCATTTGGTTATGGATCAGGCATTTACTTTGGACTAGGAGGATATCCATCCATATATGGGTTGCCATCGTTAGGATTTTCAAACTGGTTTTTTGGAGGTGCTTATCGTCGTTATCCGAATCTGTACCGTCAATACGGACGTTATTATAACAGTTATGGATCCCGTGGCGGTTACGCATCCCCGGCCCGTAGTGCATTTATGGGAACAGCAAGCAGACATTTTGTTCCAAACATAAACGGCCGTTCAGGAGGATTTATTAACAACCAGGCGTACCGTCAATCATCAAGGAGTTATAGTGTTGCTCCGCGCCAAAACTCTTATGGTGGAAACGGTGGACATTCATATAGCCCTTCAAACGGAGGAGGTGCTCGTTCTTACAGCAGTCCGTCTTATGGTGGCCGCAGCATGGGTGGCGGATTTAGCAGAGGTGGTGGCGGTGGATTTGGCGGAGGCGGTTCACGCGGCGGTGGAGGTGGAAGACATTAACACTCATCAATAAACAAAAGGGCTGATCGTAAGATCGGCCATTTTTGTTTTAGCAAGATAGCGCGAACGTCCCCGTTCGTGATCACTATTGTAAGGCCTCTGGCCTTTATTTAAATATTAAATTACCAGGCCGGAGGCCTTACAAAAAGAATCACGAACGGGGACGTTCGCGCTATCTTCTATCATCAAAATGATACTTTTCTTATCATTCATCGTCGAAAAGAAAAATATCAATCATGGCAGAAAAATACAGATTTCACAAAGACGGTTTATTCTTTATCACTATCACAGTTGTCGGTTGGATAGACGTTTTTACTAGAAAAGAGTATGCTGATGATATTATCAAAAACCTAAATTTTTGTATTGATCAAAAGGGTCTGGAAGTTTACGAATTTTGTATTATGCCAAGTCATATACATATGATTTGTTCTGCCAGGAACGGAGAAGTTGGAAAAATAATAAAAGATTTTAAAAGTTTTACTGCAAAGGAAATGATCAAATTGATAGAAAACAATCCTCAGGAAAGCCGCAAGGAATGGCTTCTTTATTTGTTTCGCTACTTTGCAAAAGGTCAAGCTGACAAATCAAATTTCCAGTTTTGGCAACATAACAGCCACCCGATTAGTCTTGAATCAAATAAGTGGATAGAAGAGAAAACAAATTATATCTGGTATAATCCGGTCAAAGCGGGAATTGTAGATGAACCCCAACACTATATTTATAGCAGTGCTAATCCGTTTACAGAGTTAAAAATTATTTGTTAAGGATAGCGCGAACGTCCCCGTTCGTGATGTTTATTGTAAGGCCTCCGGCCGGGTAATTTAATATTTAAATAAAGGCTGGAGGCCTTACAATAGTGATCACGAACGGGGACGTTCGCGCTATCTTAGCACCTGATTCCGGATTCAAATTTGACACCAATCTCAACCCTCCTACCCTGATTCTATAAAAATCTTTGTATCCTGCCATTTTTTTTATATCCGGTAATTCTCCCAGGTTTAAAGCATTTTCAGCTATTTGTACCAAACTTTTCGCTTGCATCTGAATGTTAACAGGGCATTTTTTTCTTCTTTAAAAAAGCGCTTGGCCAAAATTACTTCCATCCCATAGCAGCTTTAAACTCAACTAAAGTCATATATCCATTTTCAGCTTCGACTGTTTGCATGATTTTTCCCAGATAACAATCTTCCAATTCTTCATTATCAATGATCGCAAGATTTTTTTCAACTTCTTCAATCGTCCAGTTTCCACACTTTTTTTGAGTGAAAAATTTGGAGGTGTTATTCCCAACTTCTCCGCAATAAAAGAATTCTTGTAAACAGATTTTTGAATAAAAACGCCAATATTTTTTCTTAAATCCTTATAATTTTATACTATTCCAAACATGGCCTTATTTTTTTATTAGCACAATTCACTAATTTTTCTTATTACCAAACATATAAAAAATTTGTTGATACTAAATTTAAACGCGAGGATAAGCACCAGAGATGGATTAGATTGATGGGGACATCTTCGCTATCTTACCCAATAATTGCTCTTCTTAAATAATCCGTTTATCTTTAAAAATCATCCACAAGAAATCTATAAATGGAAAGCAGCGACCTTAAAATACTTTTTTTTGACATTGGCGGAGTGCTGCTGAGCAATGGCTGGGGACACGAATCGCGGGAAATGGCTGCGGAAAAATTTGGATTGGACTACAAAGAAATGGATCAGCTCCACAATTTTATATTCAACGTATACGAAATTGGAAGCATTACTCTGGATCAATATCTTGATACTGTTATATTTAACCACCCGCGTGATTTTGTCCGGGAAGATTTCAAAGAGTTCATGTACGCTCAGTCGGTAGAATTACCGGATATGCTTGCATGGCTTAAAGAATGGAAAAAGGATTGCGGGTTCCGCATTATTTCTATTAATAATGAAGGAAAGGAACTCAATGAGTACCGGGTTCAGAAGTTCAAGCTGCATATATGCTTTGATGCTTTTATATCATCCTGCGAAGTGAAAATGCGTAAACCTGATCCGGGTATATTCCAGCTTGCCATGGGTATTGCACAAGCCACGCCAAGCCAGTGTGTGTATTTTGATGACCGTATAATGTTTACCAACACAGCAAAAAAACTAGGTATCCGTGCGTATCAGCATACTGGTTTTGAATCTACCAAGGCAATATTAGAAGGTTTGAAAAAAGAGCAGTTTGATCGGGTTATTTAAGGGTTTAAGCGCAGAGTTAGAATATTTTTGCGCAGGGTTTCACAGAGCTTTTTAATATTTACTTAGCGAAACTTAGTGCAAAACTGCTTTAACTCTGCGTTTAAACACATATTATCGTTTAACAACCGGCAATACAACCACAGAAGGATATTGCGCTGAATGAAATACTTTGTTATGCGCAATCACACCTTTCGATTCGTCATAATTGTTCCCGCCTGTATTCATATTTCTTTCAAAACGCGGGAAATTACTACTTGAAATTTCAATTCTTACCTGATGCCCCGGTTCAAAAAAATTACTGGTCGCCATCGGGCTTAAAGTAAGTTTATAAACTTTCCCGTTTTCCATCATTACTTCCTTATCAAACCCTTCACGATAACGGGCACGCAGAATAGTCTCATCCAGATTGTACGCTTTGCCGTCCGGATATACATCTATAAGTTTCACTGTAAAATCAGTATCCTTTACATCCGAAGAAACATACAGCGTGGTTTCAATTGAACCGGTAAGTTCCACACCGTCTTTAAATGGGTCAGTAGTGTAAACCAGGATATCCTGACGCGTTTCCATCTGGTGCTGATCCCACGATCCGCCCTGGATGGCAGTGCCGGTACAGCATACATTGCCGCCATAAGAAGGAACCGGGAATGCAGGATTGTAGGTAAAAGCATCCGGCCTTTCATCTTTACCAAGTGGCTTTACAGTCAAATTTCCATCTCCATAAAGACTGTTTGCACTTCCTTTGCCCGATAAATAATAGGTTGTTGGTTCTGAACCAGCAGGTGGCCAGGTTTCAGAAAACTGCCATTTATTGGATCCCATCGTGTAATATTGAACACGCGGCGTTTTTTTGAGAATATCATTTTCTTCTCCTTTCAGCCAATAATCAAAATAGCCATAGATAAGACTGTCGTAATCCAGCCGGGCATCTCCGACGCTGCGTTCACCGACAATTGTATTTTCCGTAGCGCGTTTGTAAGCACAATGAAGTGTAGGAGCGATGACCAGAAACTGTCCATCACGAATTTGCTGGTCTATTCCGTTTTTTCTTACATGATTGAATAATGCAAGATTGGGACCCATCGATACATCGTACCAGGATGTAAACCAGAAACTCGGAACGCCAAAAGGCATACTCTCATGGTACAGGCCTCCCTTGTACCATTCAGGATCATTGGGCTTTCTGACAATCATTTTCTCGTAAGTCCCTTTCGGCCCGTTCACATTCTGAATGATATCCTGAACCGGCAGGTGTTTCAAACCTTGCGCCCAATCCACTTTCGGCATTTCAGGTGCAAGGTCATAAAACCTCGAAACACGCGCCAGATCTTCACTTTTTGCATCCTTTGGAAAAATCGGACGAGCCAGATTATCTGTCTCTGTTCCGTAAAGCCAGGTTGTAAAAAGCATTTGCTGTGCACCGCCACGGTACCAGTTACCCTGCTCCATAAACGGCCCCACTTTGCCAACTCCTGCTCCAAAACCCATTGGAATCATTGCAGCATGAGCGGGATGATCCAAAGCTGCAACCGCCATTTGCCATTCAGCGGTGGATGAACAGCCAAGAGTTCCTATTTTTCCATTAGACCATGGTTGTGCAGCCATCCAGGTAAAAGCATCGTAACCATCCGTAGTTGGCGGGCCTAATATTTCCCAGTTTCCTTCCGAAAAAAACTTGCCGCGTTCGTTCTGCACTACGTATGCATAACCTCTTTTTACCGCATCCAGAGCCGCCTGGTAAGTTCCGGATTTCATTTCACCATCTCCCCAGGAATTGAAATTATAAGGAGTTTTGGAAAAAATAACAGGAACTTTTTTTTCCGTTTTAGGTCTGTACACATCACTTGCCAGTCGGACACCATCGCGCATCGGCATCATCACTTTTTGTTCAATAATGGCAATTTTCTGTAATTCTTTTAAAACATCGTCTTGGGCAAAAACAACCTTCGAGGTAAGGAAAAGTGTTAAAACAAAACTAATTATTCGAGTATTCGTATTTTTCATTTAAATGTGGTTTAGTAATAGAAGATTGCTTGAATTAAGTGATTTGTGTTATCAAAACAAAGGAATGTATCAGCTTAAAACTTAATGATACGACTGAACGAAATTTTGAAGACTCGTTTATCAAAAATTCAAAATTGTTTGAATTTCGCAAGCATCTGTTTGTTTGGCGCAAACACTTACCTTTCCTAACGCCATACCTTTGTTCCATCAGAATTTAAACAAAACAAAAGATGGAAAATAAAAAAGTATGGTTTGTAACAGGTGCCTCCAAAGGTCTTGGACTTACACTCGTAAAAGAATTATTATCACAAGGTTACCAGGTAGCGGCCACATCCAGAACGGTAGAATCTCTGACAAAAGAAGCCGGTGCATCATCAGATAACTTTCTTCCCTTAGAGGTAGATCTGGTAAGTGAAGAAAGTGTTAAAAAAGCAATTGATAAAACAGTTGAGAAGTTTGGCACCATTGACGTGGTAGTTAACAATGCCGGATATGGACAGTTTGGTACATTGGAGGAGATAACTGACAAAGCTGCCCGCCAGAATTTTGATATCAATGTGTTTGGTTCGTTAAATGTCATCAGATTTGCAATGCCTTATTTACGTGCGAACCGTTCCGGCCGGATTTTTAATATTTCGTCAATTGCCGGATTTTTGGGAAACTTTGCAGGCTGGGGAATTTATGCTGCTACTAAATTTGCTGTTGTAGGTTTCACAGAAGCATTGTCCGCTGAAATTAAATCATTCGGTGTGAAGGCAACTGTCGTATATCCGGGTTACTTCCGTACCAATTTCCTGGAATCCGATTCATTCAGCGTTATTGAAAGCAATATTGCTGAATACGCAGACGCCAAAGCTTCTCTGGATGCGCATCAGCAACAAATCAATGGCAATCAGCAAGGTGATCCGTTAAAGGCAAGCCTGGTTCTGATAAAAGTGGCAGCAGACGATAATCCCCCTTGCATTTATTTTTGGGCCAGGATGCAAATGACCTGGCAAAAACAAAAATTGAGGCGATTGAAAAAGATCTGACAAATTGGGAAGAATTAGCCACTTCAACAGCATTTGAAGTGGAAGCATAAATAACAATTGATGAATCACTGAAATATATTAACTCCGGGTCAATATCCGGAGTTATTTTTTTACACTAAAAATAAATTTCACTTCCTGCTCATTCTATTGCCTGTTTTCTGCTGACTTTTGTAATGTTTTAATAAAGGAATTAGCAACAGATGTACACTTCTCTCCTATTTTTTCATTCAATTGTCAGGTGGTTTGTACTGGCCAGTTTGATTTTCGCAATTTATCGGTCTTATACCGGATTTAAAACCAACGCTGTATTTTCTAAAACAGACGATTCAGTCCGTCACTGGACTGCAACCATCGCTCACATACAGCTGACGATTGGTTCTGTATTGTACTTTATCAGCCCGTTGATTAAATTTTTCCTTGCTAATTTTAAAGAGCAGATCAGGAATATTGACCTGGCCTTTTTTGGTTTAGCGCATATTTTGTTGATGACCATTTCCATAGTGATCATTACAATCGGATCAGCTTTGGCAAAACGCAAAAAATCTGATAAAGAGAAATTTCAAACTATTTTCATTTATTTTTCCATCGCATTATTCATCATATTCCTTTCTATTCCCTGGCCATTTTCTCCATTTGCGAACAGGGCACTGATCAGGACATTTTAGAGTGTGTTGGGATATTGAAAATATTAGGGATCGTATCAACTTTGTTGTGACCAAACTTCAAAGATGTGAACAAACAGTTTTTGGAACTGACCGATCCCCAATGGGAGGCAATTTTACCATTTTTTAATTTAAAAAGAAAAAGAAAATTAGATCTTAGGCAGGTGATGAATGCCTTACTTTATGTAGTCCGAACTGGTTGTCAGTGGAGAAACCTTCCTGCTCAATGGCCAAATTGGCAAGCTGTTTACTATTATTTTGACAAGTGGAAACGTAATGGATTATTTGAAAGGATCAACCGCGTCGTTAATCAACTGGATAGAAAAAATCAAGAAAGAGAAGAATATCCTTCCATATTTTGCATTGATAGTCAAAGTGTTAAACTGTCACCAGGAATTTTTGAAGATCGTGGAATTGATGCAAACAAAAAAGTTAACGGGCGTAAAAGACAGTTACTTGTTGACAGCGGTGGTCGCCTTTGGGCTGCCCATGTCCACGCAGGTAATATTGGAGATGGACCAGCAGCTCTAGCACTAGTACCACATATTTTGTATTATAGTGATCGTCTTGAAAAAATATATGGAGACCAAGCGTATAACGGCGTATTTGCTAAAAATATAAATGAATTTGGTTTCGATTTTGAAAAAGCTTCCCGTCCAGAATCAGCAAAAGGATTTGTTCCAGTGGCAAAACGGTGGGTGGTAGAAAGAAGCATATCTTGGACTAATTATTTCCGCAGGCTAGTCAAAGACTATGAATATACCACATCTTCGTCAGTTGCATGGCTATATTTAGCAAATACCCAATTAATGTTACAACGAATATGTCTTAAAAACCAAACTTAATTTCCCAACACACTCTTAGTTATTTCTGCCTGGGTTTCTTTAATGGAAGCTCGTGATATTTTACAGAGTACAACAATAATTACAAAAATCTAATGAAAAGAATCGCGCTGCTCGGCGGCACAAGCTGGCCTTCCACTATTGAATATTATACCAAACTAAACCAGCTGATTAATCAGGAATTGGGTGGGCATCACTCCTGCCCGATGATACTTTACAATATTGATTACCACGAAATAAAGTCCGGATATGCCAACGGCTGGAATGAAATTCCCGGATTGCTGAAAACAGAAATTGAAAATATTCTCAAACTAAATCCGGATGGCCTCATTATTTGCAATAATACGCTGCATAAAGCTTTTGACCTGATCAAAAATGAAATGCATATCCAAGTCCCGGTTTTTCATATTATAGATTTGACTAAAACTTATATTCTAGAAAACAACTGGCAACGCGTACTGCTATTAGGAACAAAGTTTACTATGGAGGATGATTTTTTCAAACAGCCTTTAATTGATGCAGGAATTCAGGTCGAAATCCCTGATTTACACGAACGTATTGAAATTCAGGAGATTCAATCGGAACTGGCAAAAGGAATTATTACCAAAGAATATGAAGAATATTTTCAAAAGCTTACCAATAAATACGTTGATTATGATGCATTTATATTAGCCTGCACAGAATTACCCCTTGCATTTGAAAAGGTAAATTCGAAACCGGTTTTGATAAATACCATTACATTGCAATGTCAAAAAGCAATTGAGTTCATTATCAATTAATTTAATTCTGCCGGAATAGTACAAAAATGCATTACAAATCCAATCCTGACCTGAAAAATATTAATTTGCCTTTTGACTGGAAGGGGACGCCTGTCGACAAACACGGAAGATTTGTGAACCATGAGTTTCCGTTTGTTAATTCTTTCAGTGATATGATTAAATGGCAGACTTCGAGGAATCCACAAAAAGAAGAAAAGAAAAATGATACCTGGAGACTTGAAGCAGATTTTGAAAGTGGTTTTTTAGAGTCAAAAACGGACTGTATTGTATGGCTTGGGCATGCTTCGTTTTTCATTCGTTTGGCAGGAATTTCAATATTAATTGATCCGGTTTTTTTCAATGTTTCTTTAATTAAGCGCTTATCACCCTTGCCGGTTTCTCCTGAGCAATTCCAAAATCTGGATTATATTCTGGTTTCACACGATCACCGTGATCATTGTGATGAAAAAAGTATTCGCTTACTGACCAGAAATAACCCCGAAGCAACCTGGCTTACGGGCCTGAACATGGACAAATTGCTGAAAGAATTTAGTGGAAGCAGTAAAATCCAGGCGGCAGGATGGTACCAGCTGTTTGAAACAGACAAGCGCATTAAAATAACTTATGTGCCATCCAGGCATTGGGGAAGGCGATCCATCAATGATACTAATCTGCGATTGTGGGGTGGTTATGTGATTGAAGGAATGGATAAAACAATTTATTTTTGTGGTGATTCGGGTTATGGAAGTCACTTTGCTGACATAGCCCAGGCCTTTCCAAACATTGATTATTGTATGATAGGAATAGGCGCTTACAAACCTGAATTTTTCATGGCACAGAGCCATACTTCACCGTCTGATGCTGTTAAAGCTTTCCAGGACACAAAAGCAAAAACGATGATTCCCATGCATTATGGCACTTTTGATTTATCCGACGAGCCAGTTGGCGATCCGTTTCGGGTTTTAAAAAAATTGGAAACAGATAAGGATTTAAAGGAGAAAATAAAATATTTGAAAGCAGGGGAAATGGTGCTGATGAATTAGGTTTTATTAGGCCATTCCGACGCAAACAGCTTAAATTCGCACATTAATCAAACCAAACAGTAAAAAATTTCATGAAGCAGTATCTTGTTCTTAGTATCGTGATTCTTCTTTTTGGCTGTAAGTCAGTGAAAGTTTCCGACAAAAGTTATACTTCCGATCAAATTATTATTCAGAAAGTAAAAAACAACGTTTACCGACATACAACTTACCTTCAGTCAGAAACTTTTGGAAAAGTATCATGCAACGGGATGGTCGTTTTTGATCAAAATGAAGCGATCATATTTGACACACCCATAGACGATTCTACGTCGTCAGAGTTGATAAACTGGATTGAAGACAGCCTGAAATGTAAAATCATTGCTATAATCCCAACGCATTTTCATGAAGATTGCCTGGGCGGATTGAAAGAATTTCATAAGCATAAAATCCCTTCCTATGCTTCCAACAAGACCATTAAATATGCAGGATTGAATAAATACGAAATTCCTCAAAACGGATTTGACAATTTACTCGAATTAAAAGTTGGAAGTAAAAAAGTTATTGCAGAGTTCAACGGGGAAGGTCACACCAGGGATAATATTATCGGTTATTTCCCAAGTGAAAAAGTAATGTTCGGAGGTTGCCTGATTAAAGAAACAGACGCTACGAAAGGTAATCTGGCCGATGCAAATGTACAGGATTGGTCCGCAACAGTAACCAAAATAAAACAAAAATATCCTGATACGGAAGTTGTAATTCCCGGCCACGGAAAGTCAGGAAATACTGCGTTGCTGGACTATACAATCAAGTTATTTAAATGAAGTTTTTACTTCTGGCAGCCGTAGCCTTGTCATTAAAATTCTTAATTAAGAGCGATGTACTGATATTTGAATTAATATCACAATTAGTAGAACTAGTTAAATAATATTAATGTTTGAAAATCACATTTGTCATGTTCTGTGTGTTTCTCTACAAAGGTTTTTTATAAATGGACTGACCACTAAGTTCTTGAAAATAGGATTGTTTCAAATTCAAATACCCGAAATTATGAAATTCTATTACTTCTCCTCCCTGTTGTTATCTATCCTACTTATCTGTGCTTGTGATGATCACACGCCAACCGATCCGATAAATCATTTAAGAGTGAAAAATCTGACGCGGATACTTCCAGACAAAAATGGAATTACAAATATAAGTGCGTTCAAATATGATAATGAGAATCGTCTCATTTCAATTATTTCATATCAAACTCCCGATAGTACAGCAGCAGCGGTTGGACGTACAGCATTTGAGTATGATGGTCAAAACCGGCTTTTGATAGTCAGGCAATCAATAAACCCCTCCGTTTCAGAAACATACAGATATGGTTATAATTCAAACAATCAGCTTGCTGTAATTGATTATGATGCCGGGAATCCTGAAATCTACCATATTACGTATAAGTATAATAGTAATATCTTAGAAAGCAGTTTGAGAGAATTTGACTTTAATGCTACCCTGAGATTTAAAAATGCAATAAACTATACATTCACAGGACAAAACCTCTCAGGAATTACTTCTGTCCAAACGATCGAAAAAGTAATTCCAACAGTTACGACATTTTCGGCCGCCTTTATCTACGACGATAAAATTAACCCTTTTTATGGCGTTTTTCTCGTTCCTGCACCGGTTCTGCCATCAAAACCTACCTCTGCGCAATTTAACTATTACACATACTACGGCGGTTATGATAACTTATTGACTCTGAGCCCTCACAATATGGTTAGCAATAGCCGGTCAACCGGTGAACAAATTACCTATAGCTATATTTATAACGACGCCGGATATCCCACAAGCCGGATTACACTTAAAAAAAGCAATGCGCAGGCTGATAGTTTGACGGAGGAGACGTTGTTGTATGAGTATGAAACTTACTAGTTTAAAACGAATCTCGTCGCATTATTCCGGGCGCACGGTTTGTAATTATTTCCAAAAACCCTGCGCCCGAATTCCGTTTGGCTGATCTTTTCTTCGTTTTAATTCTTTTCTCAGCAGTACACAAGTTGGAATATGCCCGGAAAGATACACGTCCGAATCAGCCAGATTTTCATTTTTTGTCCATTCCAATAATGAATTAAAACCACCTGAATCTTCCTGCAGAACAGGCTGGACTTTCCACTTGAAATATTCCAAAAATTCGTTGCAATGGCTTTCTTTCCCGATGGAAATTGCTCCGCTTAATAACTTATCACCAGCGAGTTGCTGCAAGGCCAGATAGTGGCCAATACTGCTCATATCACCCAAAACCATCATTTCTCCCCGATCAACAGGACGGTGCATCGTATTGCTGACACCAACGTATGTTATTTCATCGCCCTGCTGAAGTGATTTCACCCATTTGCTTCCCGGGCTGTCCTGAAGTGCATTGATATATAACGTACAGGTCCGGATATCGGCATCCCAGCCCGCAGGTGTATAATCGCGGTA from Dyadobacter sp. NIV53 carries:
- a CDS encoding DUF4136 domain-containing protein, with the translated sequence MKKNLILLGMLTVLSGVAFAQNPQQSEVNMKHGLTYNWIVPDMKANQNPMYNSSFSRQRIQQAFDIALADKGLSRNTRHPDYLLQFHTYTQRIQRNYNGGGGYPMMGWGRFGWGMPYYGGFGYGGYGYGGYPSTSINTDGTLILDLVDTKTGNIIWQKAITGNVSNPNRLDKQINKGVKKLMKDFPIQRG
- a CDS encoding REP-associated tyrosine transposase, producing MAEKYRFHKDGLFFITITVVGWIDVFTRKEYADDIIKNLNFCIDQKGLEVYEFCIMPSHIHMICSARNGEVGKIIKDFKSFTAKEMIKLIENNPQESRKEWLLYLFRYFAKGQADKSNFQFWQHNSHPISLESNKWIEEKTNYIWYNPVKAGIVDEPQHYIYSSANPFTELKIIC
- a CDS encoding HAD family hydrolase, translating into MESSDLKILFFDIGGVLLSNGWGHESREMAAEKFGLDYKEMDQLHNFIFNVYEIGSITLDQYLDTVIFNHPRDFVREDFKEFMYAQSVELPDMLAWLKEWKKDCGFRIISINNEGKELNEYRVQKFKLHICFDAFISSCEVKMRKPDPGIFQLAMGIAQATPSQCVYFDDRIMFTNTAKKLGIRAYQHTGFESTKAILEGLKKEQFDRVI
- a CDS encoding CocE/NonD family hydrolase, giving the protein MKNTNTRIISFVLTLFLTSKVVFAQDDVLKELQKIAIIEQKVMMPMRDGVRLASDVYRPKTEKKVPVIFSKTPYNFNSWGDGEMKSGTYQAALDAVKRGYAYVVQNERGKFFSEGNWEILGPPTTDGYDAFTWMAAQPWSNGKIGTLGCSSTAEWQMAVAALDHPAHAAMIPMGFGAGVGKVGPFMEQGNWYRGGAQQMLFTTWLYGTETDNLARPIFPKDAKSEDLARVSRFYDLAPEMPKVDWAQGLKHLPVQDIIQNVNGPKGTYEKMIVRKPNDPEWYKGGLYHESMPFGVPSFWFTSWYDVSMGPNLALFNHVRKNGIDQQIRDGQFLVIAPTLHCAYKRATENTIVGERSVGDARLDYDSLIYGYFDYWLKGEENDILKKTPRVQYYTMGSNKWQFSETWPPAGSEPTTYYLSGKGSANSLYGDGNLTVKPLGKDERPDAFTYNPAFPVPSYGGNVCCTGTAIQGGSWDQHQMETRQDILVYTTDPFKDGVELTGSIETTLYVSSDVKDTDFTVKLIDVYPDGKAYNLDETILRARYREGFDKEVMMENGKVYKLTLSPMATSNFFEPGHQVRIEISSSNFPRFERNMNTGGNNYDESKGVIAHNKVFHSAQYPSVVVLPVVKR
- a CDS encoding SDR family oxidoreductase, whose translation is MENKKVWFVTGASKGLGLTLVKELLSQGYQVAATSRTVESLTKEAGASSDNFLPLEVDLVSEESVKKAIDKTVEKFGTIDVVVNNAGYGQFGTLEEITDKAARQNFDINVFGSLNVIRFAMPYLRANRSGRIFNISSIAGFLGNFAGWGIYAATKFAVVGFTEALSAEIKSFGVKATVVYPGYFRTNFLESDSFSVIESNIAEYADAKASLDAHQQQINGNQQGDPLKASLVLIKVAADDNPPCIYFWARMQMTWQKQKLRRLKKI
- a CDS encoding IS5 family transposase, producing MNKQFLELTDPQWEAILPFFNLKRKRKLDLRQVMNALLYVVRTGCQWRNLPAQWPNWQAVYYYFDKWKRNGLFERINRVVNQLDRKNQEREEYPSIFCIDSQSVKLSPGIFEDRGIDANKKVNGRKRQLLVDSGGRLWAAHVHAGNIGDGPAALALVPHILYYSDRLEKIYGDQAYNGVFAKNINEFGFDFEKASRPESAKGFVPVAKRWVVERSISWTNYFRRLVKDYEYTTSSSVAWLYLANTQLMLQRICLKNQT
- a CDS encoding aspartate/glutamate racemase family protein; protein product: MKRIALLGGTSWPSTIEYYTKLNQLINQELGGHHSCPMILYNIDYHEIKSGYANGWNEIPGLLKTEIENILKLNPDGLIICNNTLHKAFDLIKNEMHIQVPVFHIIDLTKTYILENNWQRVLLLGTKFTMEDDFFKQPLIDAGIQVEIPDLHERIEIQEIQSELAKGIITKEYEEYFQKLTNKYVDYDAFILACTELPLAFEKVNSKPVLINTITLQCQKAIEFIIN